The segment TGTAGATGAAAAGATTGTTTGGTAAGGAGTTTAGGAGCCCCACTGCCCATGCTGCAATTACCATCCCAACACAGAGAGTCTTATTCATAACCACACTATGGAGGAGAGGGTGGCAAATGGCCGCATAGCGATCATAGGCCATGGCGGACAGCAGGCAGGCCTCTGTGCTCCCAGAGAATATGAGAAAGAAACTCTGGGTCACACAGCCCCATGTAGAGATGGTTTTCCTTTGAGTTAATAAATTTTGCAGCATCTTGGGTATGGTTACTGAAGAAAGGCAGAGATCTAGAAATGACAGGTGACCTAGGAAGAAGTACATTGGGGTTTTAAGGTGAGAATCATTTCTGATCACCAGGATCATCATCAGGTTTCCCATCAGGGTCAAGAGGTAAATCATCAGGAACACTGCAAAAAGCATGGTCTGGATCTGAGGATTTCTGGACAATCCTATGAGAACAAACTCGGTAATGATGGTGAGATTTTTCATGATTAAAGATACTGGCCCTAGAAAGAAACATAATGCAGTTGAGTCATCTCAGATGAATAAGActctgtcttctattttttaaaaatgtgtctttcaGCTTAAaggtataataaaaaacaatgagGTCAAGAAGTTTCCCTCTGGGTCACACTTATCACCCCCATTATTACTTCACTATTCATGGCATGCAGCATTCCAAAGTGCCTCCTGTATAATTGCTTCTTTGAATTTTAATACCCATTTATTCAGGACATATTTAATAAGTATCCAAGCTCTGGGCACTGTACCAGATCCTGAAGATACAAAGTTGCTTGAGACATGATTCCTGCCCTCAGAGGGCTTAAAATTTAACAGACGCAGACAGACGtgtaaagaagcaaaataaaggcTGTAATACGTAATGCATAGGATACAGTAATGGCATAAATATGAATCAATTATCTCTGGATGACCTGGTAAACGAAGATGGGGTAAGGCTTAAgcctctttttgtttgtttctttgtttttcagccACAAACATTCAAGTATTTAAtaataacccccccccccattttttggGAGAAATGTGGGGAGACAAGGAGACAGAGGCCATCTTTAGTGAAAAAAACAGGAAACTTCATTGAACATTCTATTACATGCTGAGCTGTTTTCAATCATTCGAGTGGTGACAAGCTGGTggaaagatgatttaaaaaaccaCAATCTTTACCATGAATCTGCTCACATCCTGGGTAATGGTTATGGGGGGAAGAAAACCCCATGAATTCCTCACTGTTTAAATAAGGAATATGCCCCACCGAGCTGAGCTATCATGGGAAGTGTGGGTTGCTGTGAAGTCACACAGGCACTTGGGAGTCTATGTTGGTGGTCCATGAAGTCTTTCTGGGTGAGGTGccttttagttatttatttactgctctgaaataactttattttttaaattgaaattcaattaaccaacatatactacatcattagttttagaggtagtgTTCAATGagtcatcagttgtgtataatacccactgctcatcacatcatgtgccatccttaatgcccatcacccatttaccccaaccccccactgACCTCCCCTTTTGAAACcgtcagtttttttcccagagtcaagagtctctcatggtttgtctccctttctgattatttcccattcagttttccctcccttcccctatgttcctttgtgctatttcttatattccacatgtgagtgaaaccataatataattgtctttctctgattgacttatttcacttagcataataccctccagttcgatccacgtcgatgtaaatggtaggtattcatcctttctgttggctgagtaatattccattgtatatatgaaccacatcttctttatccattcatctgttgaaggacatctcggctccttccacagtttggctattgtgcacatCGCTgttatgagcattggggtgcaggtgcccctttgggtCATTACATTTGTACCCaatagtgcagttgctgggcCGTAGGGTagcttgatttttaatttcttgaggaacctccattctgtttttcagagtggctgtaccagcttgtattcccaccaacagtgtaagagagttcccctttctctgcatcctcgccaacatctgtcatttcctgacttgttaatctTAGCCaatctgactgatgtgaggtggtatctcattgtggttttgatttgtatttccctgatgacaagtgatgtggagcgtTTTTTCATGTTCTgatggccatttggatgtcttctttgaagaaatgtctgtttgtatcttctgcccacttcttgactggattatttgttttttgggtgtggagtttgataagttctttatagaccttagatattagccctttatctgataagacatttgcaaatatcttctgccattccataggttgccttttagttttgttgattgtttcctttgctgtgcagaagcttttaacttgatgaagtcccaatagttcatttttgcttttgtttcccttgcctttggagatgtgtctagcaagaagttgctgtggcagaggtcaaaaaggttgctgcctatgttctcctctaggattttgatgaattcctgtctcatattgaggtgtttcatccattttgagtttatctttgtgtatggtgtatgaaaatggcccagtttcattcttctatatgtggctgtccaattttcccagcaccatttgttgaagagactgtcctttatCCATTGGatgttccttcctgctttgttgaagattagttgaccataaagttgagggtccatttctgggttctctattctgttccattgatgaatgtgtctgtttttgtgccagtgctgTACTCTCtggatgattacagctttgtaatatagtttgaagtctggcattgtgatgccaccagctctggttttctttctcaacattcctctggctatttggggtcttttgtggttccatacaaattttaggattatttgttccagctctgcaAAAAATGTATATGGTATTTTTTATAGGAATTGCGCTGAGTGTGTAGAtggctctgggtagcacagacattttaacaatatttattcttccaatccatgaacacagaatattttgccatttctttgtgtcttcctcaatttctttcataagtgttctatagttttcagagtacagatcctttacctcttttgttagatttattcctatgtatcttacggtttttggtgcaattataaatgagatcaattccttaatttctctttcttctctctcattgttagtgtatagaaatgtaacttatttctgtttattaattttatatcctgccactttgctgaattcctgtctGAGATCTAGCAATTTTGgagtagagtcttttgggttttccacataaagtattatgtcatctgcggAGAGctagagtttgacttctttgccaatttgattgtcttttatttctttttgttaactgattgctgaggctaggacttctagtactatgttagaacaatagtggtgagagtaggcatccctgtcatgttcctgccTTAGGGaaagagctctcagtttttccccattgagaatgatattcattgtgGGCATTTTGTAGATTGCTTTTATGATACtgtggtatgttccctctatccctacactttgaagagttttaatcaagaaaggatgctgtattttgtcaaatttttttcctgaatcaattgagaggattttggttcttgtcttttcttttattaatgtgatctatcacgttgattgatttgtgaatgttgaaccacccttgtatccaggaataaatccacttggtcaatcatgaatgaaaggggagagatcacaaccaacaccaagaaaatacagacaattttaagaacatattatgagcaactatatgccaacaaattaggcaacctggaagaaatgaagcattcctggaaacttataaactaccaaaactgaaacacaacgaaatagaaaatctgaacagacccataaccagcaagaaaattgacacagtaatcaaaaacctcccaaaaaacaagagtctggggccagatggcttcccaggggaattctaccaaacatttaaagaagaaataaaacctattctactgaagctgtttcaaaaaatagaaatggaaggaaaacttccaaacttgttctatgaggccagcattaccttaatcccaaaaccagactaagaccccaacaaaaaggaggattacagaccaatatccctgatgaacatggatgccaaaatactcaccaagatactagccaattggatccaatagtacattaaaagccTGTTTTGACTGATATTTACTCCACTAAGTAGACAAAGTGGAAGACAGTGTTCTAGGCAAAGGAAATGGTATGATCAAATATAGGGAGGCATGAAATAATAGTGCCTCTTTGAAGAGCTTCATCAGCTCAGAATGGGTGGGTGCAGGGTGATACACAGGGACATGTGGTGCTAAGTGTGAAGGTCATGTGATCAAATTGGTAGTTTAGAAACATTCACCCCATGAACATGTGGAAGATGAGATGGAGGCAACGAAGCATATAGTTACGGCAATGAGTTCATTCGTTTAGTAGatacttactgagtacctactatgtgccaggcacagttctagacTCAGAGTGTGCCATTGAACACAACAGACAAAATTTTTTGTCTTctcagagcttacattctagtttggaaattcagaaaataaataatagacatAATAAATAAGTATAATGTATTAGAAGGTACTATGtgctatataaaataatagattcTGGAAAAGGGAGATTGTTAATGTGGGGGTAGAGGTTTGCAATTTAAATAGTGTGGTCAGAAGAGGAGTAACTGAGACAGTGTCACTGGTGAGCCTAGTCAGAGCTGGTGAGGGGTTAACAGAGGCTGCAGCAGTGAAGGCAGAGTAGAGGAGGCAGATTTAAGAGATATCGTTGAGATGAATTCTAAAGGATGTCATCACCAATTTGATGTTTAGGGTGaaaggaagtaaataaaaaaatgattctccagtttctgcctttggTGACTGAGTGGTCCCATTAACTGAAATAGGTGACCCAGGGAAAGGAGAGTGCTTGAAGCAAAGATAATAAACACAGTTTTGAGTATGTTGTTTGATAAGCCTTGTGAGATAGTGAGGGGGTGTTCAGGAGGCACTAGGAGGTAGTGGCCTGAAGTTTAGAAAAGATATTTGGGCTGAATATATGAGTCAGAGTCATCAACAAACTTACCCAGAGTGAGCCCATTCGTAAGAGAAGATTCTCTAGGATGGAGTTCCGTATAACAGAAAAATTCagtgggaaagagggaaagagaaactcacAAAAGATCTTGTACTCATTCAGCATGGTCAGTCACGGACCCATGCCTTTCTGATTTGAAGAACACACTGGAGGCCACAGAGCCCAATCTTCACTGTTTataggtgaggagactgaggcctgaTGAGGCAAAGTGACCTATAACTCCTGCCACCAACTCCATTACTCACCAATCCATCCATCATccctgttcctctttctctgcctatCCTGTTAAAAACCCTCAAGTCTCATCTCAAGGGTcatttcctcagggaagccctttctctccatcctgccattgtaattttcttttgttacatttgtttctcctttattaTGCTTACTAtaattgtggggcttgaactcactaccctgagatcaagtcctaaactgagatcaagagttggatgccaagcaactgagccacccaggcaccccaaaataaaaaaaaaaatttacagtatGTAAGAGAGGTCTTCCCAACATTCTTCAACCTGTCCCCATACCATAGTCAATCTTTGTCTTATCACCCTGCTCTGTCTTCAAAACACTTATGAGcacctgttatttttaaatatatttgttatcaACTTTCTCTTCCACTGGAATGTAAACTCAAagatttttcctgttttgctCATTACTATATCCCTAGCACTTAGAAGAATGCCTAGCATATAGAAAGGACTCAGTAtgtatttgatgaatgaatttgTTTCACGTCTGTCTGTGTTTTGAGAAGTTCCATAAGGACATGGACCATGTCAGGTTTTTTACCTTTATATCCTCAGAGCTTAGCACAATGCTTAGAACTTAGTAGGTACTTAGTTAAAGTCTGTAGAATCAATGCATGAAAACATCACAAAGCTAGCTTTTTCAAACTATTCAACTTTTAACGTATCACATATGGGAggtcagaaaaacatttttgattattgaataagtaaaagaataaatgtaataaatgaatgTGTGAGTCATAGGCAATCCTGTTAGTGAGACATACGACCCTGGGCAATAAGATGTCATATTACACTCTAATGCCCATGGCCCTGTTCTAAGGAGACGACCAGTGTGAGGTCCCTGTGACTCTCTTGGATGGATGGCGATGAGGCTGTACAAAGAATCAGAAGAACTTGACATGAGTCTCAGCTACTGATCAGGCATTGTGGCTTTAGGCAAGTAGGCAAATCTGAATCTCTATTTTCTCATTAGAGTTATCTCTGTAGGTCTACATGGCaacagataaaaatgaattattttaggaTTTAAAGTCTGGTttctggagaggagggaagatggcagcaaagtaggaggaccctaggctcatctTGTCCCATGAACAcaagataactatcaaatcatcctaaataccccagaagtCAACCTGAAGGCTgacagaacaaattccacaactaaagggagagaagaggccacatagAGAAAGGTACAAAGTGTGGAGACGTGGTTTGGAGGAGAAAGGGATCGTGGGGACTGTGGAGGGGAGAGAGCCATGGTCACAGAGAAGGTTGAGAGAGATTGGAGCACAAAAGGGAGTGCACgaagagaacatttccccaaagccattgggtGGAAAATGAGAGGGACTGAATTTTGTGGGTTCTTGCAACCAATGGAGCTTAAAGCTcagagttttaaaggtcagtggacTTGGCTGCGATAGAGCCTGGAGAGCACTGTGccactcctggagagaaggcaggcaaacaacctgggGGCAGATggcatggaaacagtgatctgtaGAATGCAAGGGACACAGGGGTGGGTGATTATTCACTCTTCTTGACACAcatccctgagaggcagcattcacagGGATGactctctgggaacaaaggagctagCTGGTGCcgctttcctcccctgcccctcagtaTAAACACAGACCTGCAGGAAGCAGTGCAGTGCCAGCATtggctacctaacttgcttacactaaGCCCCACTCCCCTGCATTCTGGCAGGACTGACTTTCTCAGTCAAGCTTGCTTCCATCCCAGTGTGGCATAcccctccccaagaagaccagcgcaaacccctgcccacaccctgtcTCCCCACCAGAGAGTTCTTCAGGGCCTCAATTCTGGTGGAAGTGGTGTCAGGCCTCacttcacaagcagaccagagcacacgtagttaaaactcaccacatccAGGTCAGGGACCAAatactgcccacaacaggcaaggagagcctcttcagatgactggcctgaagggtAGAGCAGCCAAAGCACAAC is part of the Ailuropoda melanoleuca isolate Jingjing chromosome 16, ASM200744v2, whole genome shotgun sequence genome and harbors:
- the LOC100480540 gene encoding LOW QUALITY PROTEIN: olfactory receptor 8S1-like (The sequence of the model RefSeq protein was modified relative to this genomic sequence to represent the inferred CDS: deleted 1 base in 1 codon), with product MKNLTIITEFVLIGLSRNPQIQTMLFAVFLMIYLLTLMGNLMMILVIRNDSHLKTPMYFFLGHLSFLDLCLSSVTIPKMLQNLLTQRKTISTWGCVTQSFFLIFSGSTEACLLSAMAYDRYAAICHPLLHSVVMNKTLCVGMVIAAWAVGLLNSLPNNLFIYNLHFCGPNVIHHFCCELPSLFPLSCSDPSANEALLAGSCALLGFVTLPLILFSYSRIISAILVIRSSGGQGKAFSTCSSHLTVVLLYYGTALFRYMTPPSGPKLEQVVSIQYSMITSLLNPLIYSLKNKEVKAALNKMLKQ